The following proteins come from a genomic window of Pirellula staleyi DSM 6068:
- a CDS encoding DUF1559 domain-containing protein, whose product MKLNRRYAFTLVELLVVIAIIGVLVALLLPAVQAAREAARRMSCSNNLKQVGIALHNHHDTLNRFPPGCASDVAPFGTGGGWGSSWMVFLLPFMEQRPLYDQLQFTGNSGFVHANNIPIYNNVVIKAYKCPSGIINPEFVDRDVGGVRKVMRSHYVGIAGAVDGTVDTVMWPTNATWTDGTKINSGANHSSAAGALFQNSQTTFASMTDGSSNVMVVGEQSTMMKDTSNTFQPTWNAGGIYGFCMGYGNATTTADNRHFNCTTIRYKINYKTNVSGGTCTSTGICNDSSNNSPLISNHPSGVMILLGDGSVRLLSDNTAMPVLGRLSVRDDGQPNQLD is encoded by the coding sequence ATGAAACTGAATCGTAGGTACGCTTTTACCTTGGTCGAACTGCTGGTGGTGATTGCCATTATTGGTGTTCTGGTCGCCCTGCTCCTGCCCGCTGTTCAGGCCGCTCGCGAAGCCGCTCGACGTATGAGCTGCAGCAATAACCTGAAGCAAGTTGGTATCGCTCTTCATAACCATCACGACACACTGAATCGTTTTCCACCAGGCTGTGCTTCGGACGTTGCTCCGTTTGGTACCGGCGGCGGTTGGGGTTCGTCGTGGATGGTTTTCCTGCTGCCATTCATGGAACAGCGCCCGCTGTACGATCAGCTGCAGTTCACCGGTAACTCCGGTTTCGTGCATGCCAACAACATTCCGATTTACAACAACGTGGTGATCAAGGCTTACAAATGCCCCTCGGGCATTATCAATCCTGAATTCGTGGATCGCGACGTCGGTGGTGTTCGCAAAGTGATGCGTTCGCACTACGTCGGTATCGCTGGTGCGGTCGACGGCACGGTCGACACGGTGATGTGGCCGACCAATGCCACCTGGACCGATGGCACAAAGATCAACAGCGGAGCTAACCACAGCTCGGCTGCTGGTGCTTTGTTTCAGAACAGCCAAACGACGTTTGCTTCGATGACCGATGGTTCGAGCAACGTGATGGTGGTTGGCGAACAGTCGACGATGATGAAAGACACGTCGAACACGTTCCAGCCGACCTGGAATGCAGGGGGCATCTACGGTTTCTGCATGGGTTACGGCAACGCCACGACCACCGCCGACAACCGTCACTTCAACTGCACCACGATTCGCTACAAGATCAACTACAAGACGAACGTTTCGGGTGGCACCTGCACCTCGACCGGCATCTGCAACGACTCGAGCAACAACAGCCCGCTGATCTCGAATCACCCTTCGGGCGTGATGATCCTGCTCGGCGACGGCTCGGTCCGTCTGCTGTCGGATAACACGGCGATGCCAGTGCTCGGACGCCTCAGCGTTCGCGACGACGGCCAGCCTAACCAACTCGACTAG
- a CDS encoding DUF1559 domain-containing protein, which produces MSIFSRFSPRRAGFTLVELLVVIAIIGVLVALLLPAVQAAREAARRMQCQNNLKQMGLALHNHHDTNNRFPPGGASDQAPFGGTTANGWGSSWLVYLLPFMEQQTVYSNWQFNNQSGIFNTNNIAVRNKLVIPGFICPSSPLQKFCVSQTTTATTNYVGIAGAVNGLIPNYTETRTETSSTYGITSASGVLHPLSQTSFASMTDGSSNTLVVGEMSNFFTDLNNNKKDWRGSDQWGWSAGIKSTGIPGGNPAFYNADCRPFNMTTIRYSINLMKNNWDHATRGTTGVGGDGSANVPLNSPHPGGVNALLGDGSVRFLNQTMTLDNLARLVTRDDGLPLTDF; this is translated from the coding sequence GTGTCAATTTTTTCTCGTTTTTCGCCACGACGCGCTGGTTTCACGCTGGTGGAACTGCTCGTTGTGATCGCCATTATTGGCGTTCTGGTAGCTCTCCTTCTGCCAGCAGTGCAAGCAGCTCGCGAAGCTGCCCGTCGTATGCAGTGCCAAAACAATCTGAAACAGATGGGCCTTGCGCTGCACAATCACCACGACACCAACAATCGCTTTCCACCGGGTGGTGCGAGCGATCAAGCTCCCTTTGGTGGCACCACCGCCAACGGCTGGGGAAGCTCGTGGCTCGTCTACCTGCTCCCTTTCATGGAACAACAAACGGTCTATTCCAACTGGCAGTTCAATAATCAATCTGGCATTTTCAATACCAATAATATTGCGGTCCGTAACAAGCTGGTGATCCCGGGCTTTATTTGCCCTTCGTCGCCACTGCAGAAGTTCTGTGTTAGCCAAACCACGACCGCCACGACCAACTATGTCGGTATCGCTGGCGCGGTGAATGGCCTGATTCCGAACTACACCGAAACGCGCACGGAAACCAGCAGCACCTATGGCATCACGAGTGCCAGCGGTGTGCTTCATCCACTCAGCCAAACCTCGTTTGCCAGCATGACCGACGGCAGCAGCAACACGCTGGTGGTGGGTGAGATGAGTAACTTCTTCACCGACCTGAATAACAACAAAAAGGATTGGCGCGGAAGCGATCAGTGGGGCTGGTCGGCTGGTATTAAGTCGACTGGTATCCCAGGCGGAAATCCTGCGTTCTACAACGCCGATTGTCGTCCGTTCAACATGACGACGATCCGCTACAGCATCAACCTGATGAAGAACAACTGGGATCATGCCACGCGTGGCACCACCGGTGTGGGTGGCGATGGTTCGGCTAACGTTCCACTCAATTCGCCTCACCCTGGTGGCGTGAATGCACTGCTCGGCGATGGCTCGGTTCGCTTCCTGAACCAAACCATGACGCTCGACAACTTGGCTCGCCTCGTCACTCGCGACGATGGTTTGCCACTGACCGATTTCTAG
- a CDS encoding amidohydrolase: MSTSTLLCPHLWGLCFALAALLSAAATTTLADDGVAPISPQLVLVGGKIVTVDDQFRVAEALAVRDGKILRVGTSEEILSLVRDETKVIDLGGKVVIPGLIDSHVHPSSASMHEFDHPVPDMQSIADVLAYIKSRAMVLPEGEWIVVRQVFITRLKEPRYPTRRELDEVAPKHPVLFSTGPDAMCNSLALKLSEITRDTVVTGTGFIEKDRATGELTGLLRNCTRLVKTKSSGKTATEDDRLARLEQLFAAYNRVGITTVADKNASGDDISRYSKLKSEQRLSVRLRLSHALDGSAKIEAIEERLRQIIAHPLTQPDEQLQIIGVKSFLDGGMLTGSAYMREPWGVSEVYSISDPEYRGVRMIDDEKLVAMVRQTAAAGLQFTAHSVGDGAVTALLEAYARVNAETPIAATRPCITHCNFLTTDAIERMHELGVVADIQPAWLYLDARTLHGQFGEKRLRYFQPLKTLIERGVTVGGGSDHMQKLDPLLSINPYDPWLGISTTITREARWFDQKLHAEECLTRAQALRFYTALNARVLRMETFAGTIEPGKQADLVILDRDLLTCDVAEIRGTKVLATYLGGRLVYEAPR; this comes from the coding sequence ATGTCAACCAGCACGCTTCTTTGTCCGCATCTCTGGGGCCTCTGTTTCGCGCTGGCCGCGCTACTATCGGCTGCTGCGACGACCACCTTGGCGGACGACGGTGTCGCGCCGATCTCCCCGCAGCTGGTGCTCGTGGGTGGCAAGATTGTGACGGTCGACGACCAGTTTCGTGTGGCCGAAGCGCTGGCGGTGCGCGATGGCAAGATCTTGCGCGTCGGTACGAGTGAAGAGATTCTGTCGCTGGTGCGTGATGAAACGAAGGTGATCGATCTCGGTGGCAAGGTGGTGATTCCTGGGCTGATCGATTCGCACGTTCATCCCTCGAGCGCGAGTATGCACGAGTTCGATCATCCGGTCCCCGACATGCAATCGATCGCGGATGTCCTCGCGTATATCAAGTCGCGCGCTATGGTGCTTCCCGAAGGGGAGTGGATTGTGGTGCGGCAAGTTTTCATCACGCGGCTGAAAGAGCCCCGCTATCCGACGCGCCGCGAACTCGACGAAGTCGCCCCTAAACATCCGGTCCTCTTCTCGACCGGACCCGATGCGATGTGCAATTCGCTGGCCCTCAAGCTCAGCGAGATCACGCGCGATACGGTGGTGACTGGAACGGGATTTATCGAGAAGGATCGTGCGACAGGAGAGCTGACCGGATTGCTGCGCAACTGCACGCGGCTCGTGAAAACGAAGTCATCGGGAAAGACTGCGACCGAGGACGATCGACTCGCGCGGCTCGAGCAACTCTTCGCGGCCTATAATCGCGTGGGGATCACCACGGTGGCAGATAAAAACGCCTCGGGGGACGATATTTCCCGTTATTCCAAGCTCAAAAGCGAGCAGCGACTGAGTGTGCGTTTGCGTTTGTCGCACGCGCTCGATGGCTCGGCGAAGATCGAAGCGATTGAAGAGCGGCTGCGGCAAATCATTGCGCATCCACTCACACAGCCCGACGAGCAGCTGCAAATCATCGGCGTAAAATCGTTTCTCGATGGAGGGATGCTCACCGGCAGTGCCTACATGCGCGAGCCGTGGGGAGTAAGCGAGGTCTACTCGATCAGCGATCCCGAGTATCGCGGGGTCCGGATGATCGACGATGAAAAACTGGTGGCGATGGTCCGTCAAACAGCAGCCGCCGGTTTGCAGTTCACCGCGCATAGTGTGGGAGATGGTGCGGTGACAGCGCTGCTGGAAGCGTATGCTCGGGTGAATGCCGAAACACCGATCGCGGCCACTCGGCCTTGCATCACCCACTGCAATTTTCTGACAACCGACGCCATCGAGCGGATGCACGAGCTGGGGGTGGTGGCCGACATTCAGCCCGCCTGGCTCTATCTCGACGCGCGCACGTTGCATGGTCAGTTTGGGGAGAAGCGGCTGCGCTATTTTCAGCCTCTGAAGACACTCATCGAGCGCGGCGTCACGGTCGGTGGTGGCAGCGATCACATGCAAAAGCTCGATCCGCTGCTGAGCATCAACCCCTACGATCCGTGGCTCGGGATCAGCACTACGATCACACGTGAGGCGCGTTGGTTCGATCAAAAATTGCATGCCGAGGAGTGCTTAACGCGCGCGCAAGCGCTCCGGTTCTATACGGCGCTCAATGCACGGGTCCTTCGCATGGAGACGTTTGCCGGTACGATTGAGCCTGGAAAACAGGCCGATTTGGTGATCCTCGATCGGGATCTGCTGACGTGCGATGTGGCCGAGATTCGTGGCACGAAAGTGCTCGCCACTTATCTCGGCGGGCGACTGGTGTACGAAGCGCCGCGCTGA
- a CDS encoding PQQ-binding-like beta-propeller repeat protein, whose translation MKRTAVRLKERFLLLVLAGSTAIGCAAQPPAEFGEVEPTETTGETQLVTAGESEVVYVAAPAAAGSSSAVEEAKRGDWSRWRGPAGDGLSAETGLLKTWPDDGPPLLWQSKGFGGGYASVAVSNGRLFTMGKKEGQNCIIAASLKDGSVLWTTPIGGGGDPNCTPTVDGDMVYALGLDGDLACCQASTGKPIWRVNFGKDLGGKMMSGWGYSESPLIDGPNVICTPGGDKALLAALNKKTGKPVWTTPITGSLGDRGGDGAGYASIVISNAAGVKQYVTLVGRGVVGVNAKTGALLWHYGGVANGTANCSTPLVSGDYVFASSGYGTGSALLKIVRKGNRLEAEEQYFLDPDKMQNHHGGMILKDGFVYSGHGHNNGFPLCIKLETGEEVWRPGRGAGSDSAAVAYADGQLYFRYQDGTMALIEATPEKYILNGKFKIKTRNGESWPHPVIAGGKLYLRDQDEMLCYDLRQQ comes from the coding sequence ATGAAACGGACTGCTGTGCGACTCAAAGAACGGTTCCTGCTCCTCGTGCTCGCCGGGAGCACCGCGATCGGCTGTGCCGCTCAGCCCCCCGCTGAGTTCGGCGAGGTCGAGCCGACCGAAACCACGGGCGAAACCCAGCTCGTCACCGCGGGCGAAAGCGAAGTGGTCTACGTCGCCGCTCCGGCCGCTGCTGGCAGCAGCAGCGCGGTCGAAGAAGCCAAGCGCGGCGACTGGTCGCGCTGGCGCGGACCTGCTGGCGATGGCCTCTCGGCCGAAACTGGGCTCCTCAAAACTTGGCCCGACGACGGACCTCCGCTCCTGTGGCAATCGAAAGGTTTTGGTGGCGGCTATGCCAGTGTCGCAGTCTCCAATGGCCGCCTCTTCACCATGGGGAAGAAAGAGGGCCAAAACTGCATCATCGCTGCCAGTTTGAAAGATGGCAGTGTCCTTTGGACCACTCCGATTGGTGGCGGTGGCGATCCCAACTGCACACCCACCGTCGATGGCGACATGGTCTACGCGCTCGGGCTCGATGGCGATCTCGCCTGCTGCCAGGCATCGACCGGCAAGCCGATCTGGCGCGTGAACTTTGGCAAAGATCTCGGCGGAAAAATGATGTCGGGCTGGGGCTATAGCGAATCGCCCCTGATCGATGGTCCCAACGTCATCTGCACTCCCGGTGGCGATAAAGCATTGCTCGCCGCACTCAACAAAAAGACCGGCAAACCTGTCTGGACCACGCCAATCACCGGATCGCTCGGCGATCGTGGGGGCGATGGAGCTGGCTATGCCTCGATCGTCATCAGCAACGCCGCTGGTGTGAAGCAATACGTCACGTTGGTCGGACGTGGTGTCGTCGGCGTGAATGCCAAAACCGGCGCGCTCCTGTGGCACTACGGCGGCGTCGCCAACGGCACTGCCAACTGCAGCACGCCCCTGGTGAGTGGCGACTATGTGTTTGCATCGAGCGGCTATGGAACCGGTTCGGCGCTCCTGAAAATCGTCCGCAAGGGGAATCGTCTCGAAGCAGAAGAGCAGTACTTTCTCGATCCCGACAAGATGCAAAATCATCACGGCGGCATGATCCTGAAAGATGGCTTTGTCTACAGCGGACATGGCCACAACAACGGATTTCCCCTTTGTATTAAGCTCGAAACGGGAGAAGAAGTGTGGCGTCCCGGTCGTGGTGCAGGCTCCGATTCAGCCGCGGTGGCCTATGCCGATGGTCAGCTTTACTTCCGCTATCAAGACGGAACGATGGCTCTGATCGAAGCGACTCCCGAGAAGTACATCCTCAACGGTAAGTTCAAGATCAAGACGCGCAACGGCGAGAGCTGGCCCCATCCGGTGATTGCTGGCGGAAAGCTCTACCTCCGCGATCAAGACGAGATGCTCTGCTATGATTTGCGTCAGCAATAA
- a CDS encoding MFS transporter has protein sequence MEQKNWLEHARVQLALLAIVQLLAMSLWFSASAVARELAVAWNLGPVALSMLTISVQLGFVIGALTSSLLNLSDRVSPTRLMALAALVGALVNLLIPLGIGDVFGKTVAGYALVLLLRGLTGVMLAGVYPTGMKLVASWWVEGRGFAIGLLVGSLTIGSASPHLLRAITLNWPHIGSWSTVLVLASLLALIAAAISLLLVRPGPHLRQAPRIEWTYLLRVWSDTAVRRANLGYLGHMFELYAAWTWGPKLLVESYERAKFSPTSAALAGFAFVAAGSIACVAAGLAADRVGRTFTVIVCLATSGCCALVSGFLIDHPVLLTIVMILWGASVVADSAQLSAMVSELCDPARVGSALAVQTASGFLLTVLTIGLVPIVESQVGWGIALAILALGPIVGIVSLVRLRSMSESLKIAGGKQ, from the coding sequence ATGGAGCAAAAAAATTGGCTCGAGCATGCGCGGGTTCAGCTCGCGCTGCTGGCAATCGTACAACTCCTGGCGATGTCGTTGTGGTTCTCGGCATCGGCGGTCGCGCGCGAACTAGCAGTGGCCTGGAATCTCGGTCCCGTCGCCCTCTCGATGCTCACCATCAGCGTGCAACTCGGCTTCGTGATCGGCGCGCTTACCAGCAGTTTGCTGAACCTCTCCGACCGTGTCTCCCCGACTCGGCTGATGGCCCTCGCAGCGCTCGTCGGAGCGCTTGTAAATCTGCTAATTCCGCTAGGAATCGGTGATGTTTTCGGAAAAACGGTCGCTGGCTATGCGCTTGTGCTACTGCTGCGAGGGCTCACCGGCGTGATGCTCGCCGGGGTCTATCCCACCGGCATGAAGCTAGTCGCGTCGTGGTGGGTGGAAGGTCGCGGTTTCGCGATTGGGCTGCTCGTCGGCTCACTCACCATCGGCAGCGCGTCGCCCCATTTGCTCCGCGCCATCACACTCAACTGGCCGCACATCGGCTCGTGGTCGACCGTGCTCGTGCTCGCCTCGCTCCTGGCGCTCATCGCTGCGGCGATCTCGCTTCTGCTCGTTCGTCCCGGACCTCATTTGCGACAAGCGCCGCGCATCGAGTGGACCTACCTGCTCCGCGTCTGGAGCGACACCGCTGTGCGCCGCGCGAACCTCGGCTATCTCGGACATATGTTCGAACTCTATGCCGCGTGGACTTGGGGACCGAAGCTGCTGGTCGAGAGCTACGAGCGCGCCAAGTTCTCACCCACCTCTGCAGCGCTGGCCGGTTTCGCATTCGTCGCGGCGGGGAGCATCGCCTGCGTAGCGGCGGGACTCGCCGCCGATCGTGTCGGACGAACATTCACCGTGATCGTCTGCCTCGCTACGTCGGGCTGCTGCGCCCTGGTCTCCGGTTTTCTGATCGACCATCCAGTACTGCTCACCATCGTGATGATACTTTGGGGCGCAAGTGTGGTGGCCGATAGCGCCCAGCTCAGCGCGATGGTCTCGGAACTTTGTGATCCCGCGCGCGTCGGCAGCGCACTGGCGGTGCAAACAGCGTCGGGCTTTTTGCTCACCGTCCTGACGATCGGTCTGGTGCCGATTGTCGAGTCGCAAGTGGGCTGGGGAATCGCGCTCGCCATCCTTGCGCTTGGACCCATTGTCGGCATCGTCAGTCTTGTTCGTTTGCGCTCGATGAGCGAGTCGCTGAAGATCGCAGGTGGAAAGCAGTAG
- a CDS encoding CBS domain-containing protein has protein sequence MDFQLHLQTETIDHLELAAPVVVAPGDSVARVLEVLAAERTGAAVVVERGQLLGIFTERDALKLMADGADLHQPVSVPMTKHPVTLRQTDTLARAISLMAGGGFRRLPVLDPSGKLLGILKVSRIMHYLVDHFPRVIYNLPPTPHHKPASREGA, from the coding sequence GTGGATTTTCAGCTTCATCTTCAGACTGAGACCATCGACCACCTTGAACTGGCCGCGCCAGTGGTGGTTGCTCCGGGGGATAGTGTGGCTCGAGTGCTCGAAGTGCTCGCCGCTGAACGAACCGGAGCTGCTGTGGTGGTCGAGCGTGGTCAGCTGCTGGGTATTTTCACCGAGCGCGACGCCCTCAAGCTGATGGCCGACGGCGCCGATCTGCACCAGCCTGTCTCGGTTCCGATGACCAAACACCCCGTCACCTTGCGGCAAACCGACACGCTTGCCCGTGCGATAAGCTTGATGGCAGGAGGCGGTTTCCGTCGCTTGCCGGTGCTGGACCCGAGCGGCAAATTGCTCGGCATCCTCAAAGTGTCGCGCATCATGCATTATTTGGTCGATCATTTTCCTCGAGTGATCTACAACCTTCCCCCCACACCCCACCATAAGCCTGCGTCGCGCGAAGGGGCATAA
- a CDS encoding aldolase/citrate lyase family protein, with product MASAPPSFRSIKQRLQAGEPVNVFCVGRLIHPVIFDLHGMLGGFHGCWIDQEHAATTYEQIVLASACCRAQGMDSFVRMPMTGYAQATANLEAGTGGLMAARIDTAAEAETFVSWAKFAPRGRRGLNTSGFDADYGALSLAELAQRANERNLVAIQIETEGALAECEAIAAIQDVDMLFVGPSDLSQELGVIGNWESEKLWSAYERVAAACQQHKKSWGTIAVNPTFARRVQSLGCQLLSFGMDAIIYRRGIEGTKRSFEGFFEA from the coding sequence ATGGCTAGCGCTCCCCCCTCGTTCCGCTCGATCAAACAGCGTCTCCAGGCTGGCGAGCCGGTCAACGTCTTTTGCGTCGGTCGGCTGATTCATCCCGTGATTTTCGACCTCCATGGCATGCTTGGCGGTTTTCACGGCTGTTGGATCGATCAAGAGCACGCCGCGACCACCTACGAGCAGATTGTTCTGGCGAGCGCTTGTTGCCGCGCTCAGGGAATGGACTCGTTTGTCCGGATGCCGATGACTGGCTATGCCCAAGCGACCGCGAATCTCGAAGCGGGAACCGGGGGGCTGATGGCGGCGCGCATCGATACCGCCGCAGAAGCAGAAACGTTTGTTTCCTGGGCAAAATTCGCCCCGCGCGGCAGGCGGGGACTCAACACGAGCGGCTTCGATGCCGACTACGGCGCGCTCAGTTTGGCGGAGCTTGCCCAGCGCGCCAACGAGCGCAATCTGGTCGCGATTCAAATCGAAACCGAAGGGGCTCTCGCCGAGTGCGAAGCGATCGCCGCCATCCAAGATGTCGACATGCTCTTCGTCGGACCGAGCGATCTGTCGCAAGAGCTCGGCGTGATCGGCAACTGGGAGAGCGAAAAACTCTGGAGCGCCTACGAGCGCGTCGCCGCTGCTTGCCAGCAGCACAAAAAATCGTGGGGCACCATTGCGGTGAACCCCACCTTCGCGCGCCGTGTCCAGTCGCTCGGCTGTCAATTACTCTCCTTCGGTATGGACGCGATCATCTATCGCCGAGGTATCGAAGGGACCAAGCGTTCGTTTGAAGGATTCTTTGAGGCGTGA
- a CDS encoding DUF4147 domain-containing protein, whose protein sequence is MTLSSPAKRSPAQLAADVRAIWQAGVEGVRSDRLVRENIVVDGDYLLIGDEELDLAVIRHIKVVGAGKAGAGMARGFEQALGPKLLREKQVGGWLNVPADCVEPLETITLHAGRPAGKNEPTPEGVFGSQSILEIAGKCGENDLLLVLISGGGSALLPAPVDAISLADKLALTKHLSASGANIKQLNIVRSQLSEIKSGGLVRHSRAGRIISLIISDVMGDPIDLISSGPTCMGSATPRDALAILETFHALEIAPQATHYLREKQLKVSGATQHREDDRVTNLVIGNLAVAVDSAGVEAEKRGYSHTMHVARELEGAAEEVGRYHAAQARYMCDTPGSDCLITGGEPTVSLPPEGARGIGGRNQQLILAAAADLDLSYAARVAMISGGTDGEDGPTNAAGGVLDETSLTKLLADRAAIDRALARCDAYPLLTASQGLVITGPTHTNVCDLRVVVVDRIQPQPHK, encoded by the coding sequence GTGACTCTCTCCTCTCCCGCGAAACGATCCCCTGCGCAACTAGCTGCGGATGTGCGCGCGATCTGGCAGGCAGGTGTCGAGGGGGTCCGGAGCGATCGCCTGGTGCGCGAGAACATCGTGGTCGATGGAGACTACTTGCTCATCGGCGACGAGGAGCTCGATCTCGCAGTGATTCGTCACATCAAAGTGGTCGGCGCGGGAAAAGCAGGCGCGGGAATGGCGCGTGGTTTCGAACAAGCGCTCGGACCCAAATTGCTACGCGAAAAACAGGTGGGTGGCTGGCTCAACGTGCCGGCCGATTGCGTCGAACCACTCGAGACAATCACGCTGCATGCCGGTCGACCTGCCGGCAAAAACGAGCCGACTCCCGAAGGTGTTTTTGGAAGTCAGTCGATCCTCGAAATCGCTGGAAAATGCGGGGAAAACGATCTTTTACTGGTCCTCATCTCGGGAGGCGGATCGGCCCTGCTCCCAGCGCCGGTCGATGCCATTTCGCTTGCCGATAAACTGGCGCTCACCAAGCATTTATCGGCCAGTGGCGCGAACATCAAACAGCTGAACATCGTGCGCTCGCAGCTGAGCGAAATCAAATCAGGAGGTCTTGTGCGGCACTCGCGCGCAGGGCGAATCATCTCGCTCATCATCAGCGATGTGATGGGAGACCCAATCGACTTGATCTCTTCAGGACCGACCTGCATGGGGAGTGCGACGCCTCGCGACGCGCTCGCGATTCTCGAAACATTTCACGCGCTCGAAATCGCGCCGCAAGCCACGCACTACTTGCGCGAGAAGCAGCTGAAGGTGAGCGGTGCGACGCAGCATCGCGAAGATGACCGCGTGACGAATCTCGTGATCGGCAACTTGGCCGTCGCGGTCGACTCGGCCGGTGTCGAAGCCGAGAAACGTGGCTACTCGCATACGATGCACGTCGCGCGCGAGCTAGAAGGTGCTGCGGAAGAGGTGGGTCGCTATCACGCGGCACAAGCGCGCTACATGTGTGATACGCCGGGAAGCGATTGCCTGATCACCGGAGGAGAGCCGACTGTTTCACTTCCGCCGGAAGGAGCGCGCGGCATCGGAGGACGAAATCAGCAGTTGATACTCGCCGCTGCAGCCGATCTCGATCTGTCGTACGCAGCGCGCGTGGCGATGATCTCGGGTGGGACCGATGGTGAAGATGGACCGACGAATGCAGCGGGTGGTGTGCTCGATGAAACGTCCCTCACCAAGCTGCTGGCCGATCGTGCGGCGATCGATCGCGCGCTTGCGCGGTGCGATGCCTATCCGCTACTCACAGCGTCGCAAGGACTCGTCATCACTGGCCCCACGCACACCAATGTTTGCGACTTGCGAGTGGTGGTGGTCGATCGTATTCAGCCTCAGCCGCACAAGTAG
- a CDS encoding DUF1501 domain-containing protein gives MHRRAEISSNDLRRLTRRAWLATMSGSLASICAGSLLAEEQAPTERAAGSLSALHHPAKAKRVIFLCQSGAPSQIDLFDPKPTLLERAGEELPASVRKGQRLTTMTSKQTSLPLIGSSFTFEKHGECGRSLSELLPYTSKIVDKLCFIDSMHTDAINHDPAITLLQTGHQQPGRPSLGSWVSYGLGTLRAELPSFVVMLSGGKPGDQPLYGRLWSSAFLPGKHQGVQLRGGREPVLYLSNPPGIDRAARRAMVDTMAALDRLGSPRLDPDIESRIDQYELALGMQDAIPKVADFSGETQETLDLYGPDVKTPGTFAANCLLARRLVENGVRFVQLYHRDWDHHTKIDSRIQETSLQTDQPSAALVADLARRGLLEDTLVIWGGEFGRTSYSQNDPEGGSFGRDHHPRCFSIWMAGGGVRPGYTLGKTDEFSYNIIDSPVHVHDLQATILHLLGIDHLQLTYRTQGRDFRLTDVAGEVVTKVLG, from the coding sequence ATGCACCGGCGAGCTGAAATCTCGAGCAACGATCTGCGACGCCTTACGCGGCGCGCTTGGCTCGCGACGATGAGTGGCTCGCTCGCCTCGATCTGCGCGGGAAGCTTGCTTGCCGAGGAGCAGGCACCAACAGAGCGTGCTGCTGGGTCACTTTCGGCGCTGCATCATCCGGCGAAAGCCAAACGGGTCATCTTCCTTTGCCAAAGTGGCGCGCCGTCGCAAATCGATCTGTTCGATCCCAAACCGACACTCCTCGAGCGCGCAGGGGAAGAGCTTCCAGCAAGTGTCCGCAAGGGACAGCGCTTAACGACGATGACAAGCAAGCAGACATCGCTGCCGCTGATCGGGTCGTCGTTCACCTTCGAGAAGCATGGCGAATGCGGACGAAGTTTAAGCGAGCTGTTGCCCTACACATCAAAAATTGTCGACAAGCTTTGCTTCATCGACTCGATGCACACCGACGCCATCAATCACGATCCCGCCATCACGCTGCTGCAAACCGGACATCAACAGCCGGGTCGACCGAGCCTCGGTAGCTGGGTCAGCTATGGACTCGGAACGCTGCGCGCCGAACTACCATCGTTCGTCGTGATGCTCAGCGGAGGTAAACCTGGCGATCAGCCGCTGTATGGCCGTTTGTGGTCGAGCGCATTTTTGCCCGGCAAGCATCAAGGGGTACAGCTGCGCGGCGGACGCGAGCCGGTTCTCTACCTCTCGAATCCACCCGGTATCGATCGCGCTGCGCGACGCGCGATGGTCGACACGATGGCGGCGCTCGATCGCCTCGGAAGTCCACGGCTCGACCCCGATATCGAGTCGCGCATCGATCAGTATGAGCTGGCGCTCGGCATGCAGGACGCGATTCCGAAAGTGGCTGATTTCTCGGGAGAAACGCAAGAAACGCTCGACCTCTATGGCCCCGATGTGAAGACTCCTGGCACCTTTGCTGCCAACTGTTTGCTCGCTCGTCGGCTGGTGGAAAATGGCGTTCGATTCGTGCAGCTCTATCATCGCGACTGGGATCATCACACGAAGATCGACTCGCGTATTCAAGAAACGTCGCTCCAGACCGATCAACCTTCAGCGGCTCTCGTCGCGGATCTCGCGCGGCGCGGGCTCCTCGAAGATACGCTCGTGATTTGGGGTGGCGAATTCGGTCGGACTTCCTACTCGCAAAACGATCCCGAAGGGGGCTCGTTCGGTCGCGATCATCATCCCCGCTGCTTCTCCATTTGGATGGCTGGTGGGGGTGTACGCCCCGGATATACGCTGGGCAAGACCGACGAGTTCTCGTACAACATCATCGACTCGCCTGTTCACGTGCACGACTTGCAAGCAACGATCCTGCACTTGCTCGGGATCGATCACTTGCAGCTCACCTATCGCACCCAAGGACGCGACTTCCGACTGACCGATGTCGCCGGAGAAGTGGTGACGAAAGTCTTGGGCTAA